The genomic interval CGGCGCATCGATCGCCTCCTGTAGATTCATCCCGGCGAGCAGATGATTGAGCAGAAAATGCAGCTGCCACTGGTCCTGCTGGTCGCCGCCCGGGGTGCCGAAGGCGAGCACGGGCTCCCCGTCCTTCAGTACCAGGGTCGGCGAAAGCGTAGTGCGGGGGCGCTTGCCCGGCGCCAGGGTGTTGGGCAGGCCAGACTCGAGCCAGGCCATCTGCAGCCGGGTGCCCAGCGGGAAGCCGAGCTCCGGGATGACGGGGGAGGAGTGCAGCCAGCCGCCGCTGGGCATGGCCGAGACCATGTTGCCCCAGCGGTCGACGACGTCGACGTGCACCGTGTCCGAGCGGGCCTCCCCATTGGCCTGCGGGCCGGAGTCGAGCAGGGCCGCGACGGCGTTGGGTTCGCCGACGCCGCTGAGCCCGCTCGCGTCGAAGTCTCCCGTGACGCGCAGTTCCGGCAGGATCGCCTCGCGGCCGTCGGGGCTGCCGGGCCGGATTTCCATGGAGGCCGTGGCCCCAATGAGTTTCCGGCGCTCGGCCGTGTACTCGGGGGACAGGAGGGTATCCGAGGGCACGTCGGCGGCGTCGCCGTACCAGGCGTCCCGGTCCGCGAAGGCCAGTTTGGTGGCCTCCAGGATCGTGTGGATGCCGTCCGCCGTGCCCGGTTCGACGTCCATCCCGTCCAGCAGCGCGAGCTGCTGCAGGAAGACGGGACCCTGACTCCAGAAGCCCGTCTTGCAGACGGTGTGGCCCCGGAAGTCCAGGGTCACGGGCGCCTCGTAGTGCGGGCGCCAGGACGCCAGGTCCTCACGCGTCAGGAGGCCCGCGTGATCGGCGCCGCTCGAGTCCCGCCATGGTGTCTTGACGAACTCGGCGATGGCCTCGGCCACGAAGCCCTCCGTCCAGGCCCGGATCGCGGCGTCGAAGCCCTCCGCCCGGGTGCCGCCGTCGAGCAGGGCGGCGTCTTCGGCGTCCATGAGGCGCCCGTAGGTGCGGGCCAGGGCTTTGTTGACGAGCAGCTGCCCCTCGACCGGAACCCGGCCCCCGGGCAGGTAGAGTTCGGCGGACGGCGTCCAGTGTTCGCGGAACAGCGGCGCCATCCGTTTGATGTACTCGACCACCTTGGCCGCGGCGGGGAAGCCGTTCTCGGCGTAGGACGCGGCCATCGACAGGACCTCGCGCAGGCTCAGGGTTCCGTGATCCCGCACAAAGGTCATCCAGCCCAGGGTCGAACCGGGGATCGCCGCGGCCAGCGGCCCGGTGCCGGGCACCATATCCAGCCCCAGCTCCGCGAAGGCCTCCGGTGTCGCGGCGGCCGGGGCGGGGCCCTGGGCGCACAAGACGGTGGGCTTCTTATCGTCGGCCCGGGCGAAGATCAGCGGCAGGTCGCCGCCGGGGCCGTTCTGGTGGGGCTCGACGACCTGCAGCGTGAAGGCCGCCGCAGCCGCCGCGTCGAAGGCGTTTCCGCCGCGCTCCAGCACCCCCATGCCGACCTGGGATGCCAGCCAGTGCGTGGAGGAGACCATACCAAACGTCCCGGCAAGTTCGGGGCGGGTGGAGAAATTCATTGCAGCTGCCTTTCTAGGCTGTGTGTGCGGGAGTCGTAGGAGCCCCGGATCAGAGGTTGACGAGCTCGTTGAGGCCCAGGCCGATGAACATGACGAGGCCAAGCACCAGCGATGCGTTCATGACGAAGCCGTTACGGTACTTCTTGTCGAGGCGCTTGGAGTTCATGAGCCAGAGCAGCCCGCCGATCATGACGGGCATGAGCAGTGCGCCCAGCGCGGCGTAGATCAGGACCAGCGTGACCGGCTTGTCCAGGAACAGCATGGCCAGGGGCGGCAGGCACATCCACAGGATGTAGGCGCGGAAGGGCACGGACCGGACGGCGTTCTCGTCCCGCTCCTTGTCGGTCTTGCGGTAGATGTTGAAGATGTCATTGAAGACGTTGGCCAGGGCGTTGTAGCCGCCGATGAGCGAGCTGAAGACGGCGGAGAACATGCCGATGAGCAGGAGCCACTTGGCGGGCTCGCCGAAGCGTTCGGCGAAGGGGTTGGCCAGGGCGTTGAGGTCGCTCAGTCCGCCGACCTCGGTGCCGCTGCCCTGCAGGAAGGCCGCGCCGACAATCATCATGGCGAACATGAAGATGAAGGTCATGCCGTAGCCGATGACGAGGTCAAGGCGCATCGTCTTGATCCAGCTGGGACCATTCCAGCCCCGGTCGCGGAGCCAGTAGCCGTAGGACAGCAGGCCGATCGACATCCCGACCCCGCCCATGACGCCCAGCACGTAGAAGGTTCCGTCCTGCGGGACGCGCGGTGTCAGGCCGCTCAGCAGGATGCTGAGGTCCGGCTTGGTCAGGATTGCGGCGCCCACGATGGAGATGAACATGACCGCGACGAAGAAGGACATGAGCTTCTCGAAGGAGCTGTACTTGCCGATCCACAGGATGCCCAGGCCGAGCAGGACAGCGACGATGGCGCCCAGTTTGATGTCTACCGCCGGGAACATCGCGTGCACCGTGAGTCCGAGCGCCCCGGCGATGGCCGCGCCGTAGAAGAAGCCCAGAATGATCGAGTAGATGCCGAAGTAGCCGGTGAAGATCTTGCTGAGCTGGTGAAAACCGCGCAGCGGGCTGATGCCGGTCGCCAGCGACCAGCGGCCGATGCACTCGGTCACGATGAACTTGATGAAACAGCCGACGACGACGGCCCACGCCAGGGTTAGCCCGAAGCTGGCACCGGCGTTAAGGGAAGCGATGAGGTCTCCGGCGCCGACGCCGGCAGCGGCCACGATGAACCCTGGACCCGCAACGCCGGCAATCCGACGCCAGCGGGACATGCCGCCGACTTGCTCTGTCTGCTGCGTAAGTACCTTTTCCATTTCACTCCGTAGTTGTGATCAAGACCACCATTGGTCTATTGGTCCGACCAATATGCCACGGCTAGACTGTAATCGCAAACGAAACGGTAGATACGAGGTGCACGGTGGTCGACTGGTCCGGAGTGAGTCATGGCTGGGTTTCCATGGGCGGCAATCTCGCTGCCGAGCTGGAACTCATGATCGTCCGCGGCGAGCTCCCGCGCGGCGAGAAGATTCCGGCCGAGCGCGTCCTGGCCGAGACACTGGGAGTCTCACGGACGACGCTACGCGAGGCGCTGCTGGAGCTGGAGCTTCGCGGTCTCGTGAGTCGCCGCCCGGGCCGAGGGACCATCGTGCTCGAATCCTCGACCCCCAAACAGGCGGAGGAGCTCTCCTCGGTATTCAGTGCGGCGCAGGAGGACTTCAACCAGATCATGGAGATGCGCTGCTCCATCGAACCCGGAGTCACGGCGCTCGCGGCGGCCAAGGCGACGCCGTCGGACCTGCGGAAGCTTGAAGCCATTCTGCGCACCGCAGAGCAGGAGACGAGCTCCGCAAAGCTGCTCGAGCTCGACGTCGAATTCCATGTCATGGTGGCTGACATCGCGCGCAACCCGCTGCTGTCCATGCTCATTCGCATCGTGAGCGACTGGGCTCGCTCTTCACGCCGGCTCGGATTCCAGGGCGCCAGCCGTAAGTCCGCCTCGCTCTCGGGACACTGGGCCATCGTCGAGTCGCTCAAGGCAGGGAACGGCCCGGCCGCAGAGCAGGCCATGCGCGATCATATCGGTGGCATCCAGGAGCTCATCGCGCCGGTTGCCGAGCCGGGCCCGGCGGAAATACGGCCCGCACAGGCATGACGTCACTCCAAAGGTGCCAACGTGCTGCCCAGCTCTCGCGGCTCTTGTCTGTCCTGGCGGGCCGCCGCAGCCGGGCGGCCCACCAGGCGCCACGCTAGTCCCGCACCCGGATGATCTCCAGGGCGTCAGGATCCAGCAGCTTCCGCGTGCCGGTCCGCGCGTCCCGGATCCAGATCAGTTCCAGGGAATGTACGACGTCGGTCACCCGGCCTTTGTGGAAGAGCTTGCCGTTGTGCCACGCCTCGATGTGGTCGCCGGGTTGGATTCTTACCGTCTGCACCTTGTCAGTGATCATGCTGTGCCCCCTGCTGGTTGTCCCCGTCTGCCCAGCATGCCCCGGCCAGGTTGCCGCAGTGTTTCTGCCGGGTAAAAGCCCGGGTTTCGACAAGCTCAACCACCGGATGGTGGAATGCCTTCATGACCAATGACGAGATTCGGCCTGTCTACTTCCTTTCGGACAGCACCGGCATCACCGCGGAAACGCTCGGCAACACCTTGTTGACGCAGTTCCCCGCGAACAACTTTGACCGCATTACGATCCCGTTCATTACCACCGCCGAACAGGCCAGGACCGTGGTGGGCACCATCGACAAACTGGTCGCCACCGGCCCGCGGCCCATCGTCTTTTCCACGGCCGTCAGCAGCGACATCAGACAGGCCATTGCAACGTGCCAGGGGATCATCGTGGATCTGATCGGGACGCATGTGGGACAGCTGGAGGAAGCCCTCGGCTCCCAAGCCAGCGCGGAACCCGGCAGGGCCCACGGCCTCGGCAACGCGGAGCGGTATCAATCCCGGATGGCCGCCGTCGAGTACGCCATGGAACACGACGACGGCCAGAGCCTGCGGGCGCTGGAAAAGGCCCAGGTCATCCTGGTGGCACCGTCCCGCTGCGGAAAAACGCCCACCACCATGTACCTGGCGCTGCAGCACGGCATCTTCGCCGCGAACTTCCCGCTGGTGGACGAGGATTTCCAACGGGAAGGGCTGCCCAAGCCGCTGCGGCCTTTTGTTGAGAAGTGTTTCGGGCTGTCCTCCAACCCCCTGCGGCTGAGCCAGATCCGCACCGAGCGGCGCCGCGGCTCACCGTACGCGTCGCTGCGGCAGTGCGGCTTCGAGCTGCGCAGCGCCGAGCAGTTGTACGTCTCCCACCGGATCCCGTACTTGAATTCGGCCACCGTGTCCGTGGAGGAAATGGCCGCCACCATCCTGCAGCGGATGAACCTCAAACATTAGGGAAAAATTTCACAAGCCCGGTGTGGCGCACATCATGTTGGTATGAGTGCTGTGGACCTGTCACTGTAGACAGGATCCGCGCCCACCAACCGGCCACAGCCGCGAGCGGGCAGCGCCCCGGCATGCCATCATCCCTGCAAAGGAGCAGCAAATATGACAACTGACATCCTGTGGTTCTCAGAACTCGGACTCAAGGACCTGGACCGGGTAGGCGGCAAGAACGCCTCCCTCGGCGAGATGGTGCAGAACCTCACCTCAGCCGGCGTCCAGGTCCCGGACGGCTTTGCCACGACGGCGGACGCCTACCGCAGCTTCCTGGCTGACTCGGGCCTGGACCAGAAGATCGCGGACCGGCTGGTGGGCTTGGACACCGATGACGTGACGGCCCTGGCAGCAGCGGGCAAGGAGATCCGGGCACTGATGCGCGAGACGCCCTTCCTGCCGGACTTCGAGGCGCAGATCCGGAACGCCTACCAGCAGCTGGTGGACAAGCACGCGGGCTCCGAGGACCTCTCCTGGGCCGTCCGTTCCAGCGCCACGGCGGAGGACCTCCCGGATGCCTCCTTCGCCGGGCAGCAGGAGACCTTCCTGAACGTCCGCGGCATCGAGAACATCCTGATCGCCATCAAGGACGTGTTCGCGTCCCTCTACAACGACCGGGCCATCGCCTACCGCGTGCACCACAAGTTTGAACACGCCGAGGTGGCACTCTCGGCGGGCATCCAGCGGATGGTGCGCTCCGACGTCGGGGCTTCCGGAGTCATGTTCACCATGGATACCGAGTCCGGGTTCCAGGACGCCGTGTTCGTCACGTCCTCCTACGGCCTGGGCGAGGCCGTGGTCCAGGGCGCCGTGAACCCCGATGAGTTCTACGTCTACAAGCCCGCGCTGCAGGCCGGCCGCCCCGCCATCCTCAAGCGCGGACTGGGCGAAAAGGCCCTCCAGATGACCTACACCAACAGCCAGGAGATCGGCCGGACCATCGACTTTGTGCCGGTGGAGGCCTCCTTGCGGAGCCGCTTCAGCCTCAGCGACGCCGACGTCGAACAGCTCGCCCGGCACGCCGTCGCCATCGAGAACCACTACGGCCGTCCCATGGACATCGAATGGGGCAAGGACGGGACCGACGGCGGCCTGTACATCCTGCAGGCACGCCCGGAGACGGTGCAGTCCCGCCGGGCCGCCGGTAGCCTGAGCCGTTTCCGCCTCAACGGAACCGGCCGGGTGCTGGCCGAAGGCCGTGCCATCGGCCAGCGCATCGGTGCCGGCAGCGTCCGCATCCTCACCTCGATCGACCAGATGGCCGCCTTCAAGACGGGCGACGTCCTCGTCGCGGACATGACCGACCCGGACTGGGAACCGATCATGAAGCGCGCCTCCGCCATCGTCACCAACCGCGGCGGACGCACGTGCCACGCGGCCATCATCGCCCGCGAACTGGGGATCCCCGCCGTCGTCGGCACCGGAAGTGCTACGGATTCCCTTGCCGACGGCCTCGAGGTGACCGTCTCCTGCGCCGACGGTGAGACCGGGACCATCTACGAAGGGCTCCTGGACTTCAGTGTCGAGGAAACCGCCATCACCGAGCTGCCGGAGGCCCCGGTCAAGGTCATGATGAACGTCGGAACCCCGGAGCAGGCGTTCACCTTCGCGCAGCTGCCCAACCACGGTGTGGGCCTGGCCCGGCTGGAATTCATCATCAACCGCCAGATCGGCATCCACCCCAAGGCGCTCCTGAACCTGGACAGCCAGCCGGCGGAAGTGGCCGCGGAAATCCGCGAACGGATCGCCGCGTACAGCAGCCCGCGCGACTACTACATCAAGCGCCTGGCCGAAGGGGTGTCCACCATCGCGGCGGCCTTCGCGCCGGAGCCGGTGATTGTGCGCATGTCCGACTTCAAGTCCAACGAGTACGCCAACCTCATCGGCGGACCGGCCTACGAGCCGCACGAAGAGAACCCGATGCTCGGCTTCCGCGGCGCCTCCCGGTACCTGGAGCCGTCCTTCCGGGACTGCTTCGACCTCGAGTGCGAGGCGCTGTCCTTCGTCCGCAACGAGATGGGGCTGACCAACGTCAAGCTGATGATCCCGTTCGTGCGGACCCTGGACGAGGCCCGCGGCGTCATCGATCTGCTGGCGGAGAACGGCCTGGTCCGTGGCGAGAACGGCCTCGAGGTGATCATGATGTGCGAGATTCCGTCCAACGCGCTGCTCGCGGACGAATTCCTGGACTACTTCGACGGCTTCTCCATCGGCTCCAATGACATGACCCAGCTGGCCCTGGGCCTGGACAGGGATTCCGCGATTGTCTCGGGCGGCTTCGATGAGCGCGATCCTGCCGTCAAGAAGCTCCTGAGCATGGCCATCAAGGCCTGCAAGGCGCGCGGCAAGTATGTCGGCATCTGCGGCCAGGGTCCCAGCGACCACGCCGACTTCGCCGAGTGGCTGGTCGGGGAGGGCATCGATTCCGTCTCCCTGAACCCCGACACCGTGGTGGACACCTGGCTCCGGCTCGCCGGCACCCCGGTGATTGAGCCTGTCGAAATCGGCTAACGCACGACGTCGGCACCCGGCTTGGGTGCCGACGTCGTCCTGGCGCTACGCAGATTCCTTGTCGCTACGCAGGTTCCGTGTCGCTACCTAAATACCGGTGGCGCCAGGGAATCTGCGGGTCACGCTCGGGTTTGCGCGTCGAAAACCGCATAACGCGTACGACGGTACTCGGGTTTGAGGTGTTTCTCCTCGCCATCGAATTCGCCAACAACCTTGGCCTGCTTTCAAAGGTGCGGCGGACTCCAGCACGTGACCGGCCGCCGTCGTTCTTCATGGTGAGGGCCTGGACCGGGTGGTTCAGTCCGATGGTGGGAATTCCGGGGCCAAGAGAAGCGGTGGAAGGTCGGTCATGTAACGAAGATGCCAGCTGCGCGCCCTCGCCGGGAGGGGTGAGTGTCGCTATGTGGAGAAGTCCTGGCGAGGCGCTTGTTCGTTTCCGACGCACAGCTACCCTGGCGCACGCGGAATACGGACTGTGTAGAGGAACGTCCGCGTCGAGAACGAATTTGCGCGTCGAAATCCCCGGGTCCCGACAAGCTGGACCACCGTCGGCTAGCCTTCAGGCCGGCAGTCGAGGATGAACTCCATGAGCGACGTTGCGTCCGCGTCCGCGTAGAGCGTCACCAGGCTCTGATTGAACTCAAGTCGGCGGCTAAACGGAATGGAGATCGCGTCGTGCCCGGAGCTCAGCAGGACACCATTCATCATCAGCCGTGAGGTGCGCTTGTTGCCGTCGAAATAGAACTGGTGCCGGGTCCCGAAGCAGAAGTAGGCGGCAGCCCGTTCTATCGGATTCTTCACCCCGGAAAGGAACGCCAGTCCGCGGGTGTATTCGGCCCGCAGCTCCTCCCCGCCATCTTCGCAGCCGGTGGCTTTGAAAGTGCCGGCTTCACCCAGGTTGACCGTTCCGCCACCCCGCACGGACCCCTCGCCACGGAAGTGCCCTGCCTCTACGGCCTCATGGGGTGCCACTATTCCGTGAAGGCGGTCTGACAAAGGCTTGGAAAGTTCGAAGGTCCCGTCCCGAACAAGGTCGCGGAACGTACGCGTGGACTCGGCCAAGGCCAGGACCTGTTTCTCATCGTCGAGCCGGTGTCCGCCGACTGTGACACCTTCCAGGAGTGTTTGGACTTCCGGGAGGGTGTAGGGGTTGCCTTCCAGGGCGGCAGCGTCCCACACATGGCCAGCCAACTGCGCCTCGAAGCGGGTGAGAGCGCGTGGCACCTCCATACCGGGCATTTCGTCCCAGGGTATGCCAGATGAGTCCCAGGAAAAGCCAAGCTCATCCACCTGGTCCTTCCCTGCCGACTTGAGCAGGCCAGGGGACGGCTGCTGGGCGCGTGGACGTGGCGGTCGCTTCTTGTACTGGTTGGTGCCGACGCCCCATCGTGCCTGCTCAGTCATGGTGCGCCCAGTCTTTCGTGAGTTCCTCGGCAAGGTCATACGTGGCCGGCATCCCGTAGCAGTCGAGGATGATTTGGATCGGGTCTGCCCAGACGATCCCTTCGTCGTTCCACGCGCCGCCTTCGCTGGCGCCGTCGAGGGGGAGCAGGAGAACCTCCACCGCGGCCGAACCGGGGCGGTTGATGATGGACGCGACCCTGGCAGGATTCTCGACGTAAAGGATGATGGGCCCGGGCGTCCCTTCTGCCCCTATCCGTGCCGCGGCCGGTGCGCCGCTGGCGGCCCAACCCTTTCTCGTGGCGGCCACGGCCGAGCAGATGCGCAGGAAATTCCAGTCACTGGTGATCTCTACGGCGCCGGGGCGGAGGGGCGGGGGAGCGGCCGCACCTGCCTCTC from Pseudarthrobacter sp. SSS035 carries:
- a CDS encoding FadR/GntR family transcriptional regulator gives rise to the protein MSHGWVSMGGNLAAELELMIVRGELPRGEKIPAERVLAETLGVSRTTLREALLELELRGLVSRRPGRGTIVLESSTPKQAEELSSVFSAAQEDFNQIMEMRCSIEPGVTALAAAKATPSDLRKLEAILRTAEQETSSAKLLELDVEFHVMVADIARNPLLSMLIRIVSDWARSSRRLGFQGASRKSASLSGHWAIVESLKAGNGPAAEQAMRDHIGGIQELIAPVAEPGPAEIRPAQA
- a CDS encoding pyruvate, water dikinase regulatory protein, with the translated sequence MTNDEIRPVYFLSDSTGITAETLGNTLLTQFPANNFDRITIPFITTAEQARTVVGTIDKLVATGPRPIVFSTAVSSDIRQAIATCQGIIVDLIGTHVGQLEEALGSQASAEPGRAHGLGNAERYQSRMAAVEYAMEHDDGQSLRALEKAQVILVAPSRCGKTPTTMYLALQHGIFAANFPLVDEDFQREGLPKPLRPFVEKCFGLSSNPLRLSQIRTERRRGSPYASLRQCGFELRSAEQLYVSHRIPYLNSATVSVEEMAATILQRMNLKH
- a CDS encoding Fic family protein, with the protein product MTEQARWGVGTNQYKKRPPRPRAQQPSPGLLKSAGKDQVDELGFSWDSSGIPWDEMPGMEVPRALTRFEAQLAGHVWDAAALEGNPYTLPEVQTLLEGVTVGGHRLDDEKQVLALAESTRTFRDLVRDGTFELSKPLSDRLHGIVAPHEAVEAGHFRGEGSVRGGGTVNLGEAGTFKATGCEDGGEELRAEYTRGLAFLSGVKNPIERAAAYFCFGTRHQFYFDGNKRTSRLMMNGVLLSSGHDAISIPFSRRLEFNQSLVTLYADADATSLMEFILDCRPEG
- a CDS encoding Nramp family divalent metal transporter, producing the protein MEKVLTQQTEQVGGMSRWRRIAGVAGPGFIVAAAGVGAGDLIASLNAGASFGLTLAWAVVVGCFIKFIVTECIGRWSLATGISPLRGFHQLSKIFTGYFGIYSIILGFFYGAAIAGALGLTVHAMFPAVDIKLGAIVAVLLGLGILWIGKYSSFEKLMSFFVAVMFISIVGAAILTKPDLSILLSGLTPRVPQDGTFYVLGVMGGVGMSIGLLSYGYWLRDRGWNGPSWIKTMRLDLVIGYGMTFIFMFAMMIVGAAFLQGSGTEVGGLSDLNALANPFAERFGEPAKWLLLIGMFSAVFSSLIGGYNALANVFNDIFNIYRKTDKERDENAVRSVPFRAYILWMCLPPLAMLFLDKPVTLVLIYAALGALLMPVMIGGLLWLMNSKRLDKKYRNGFVMNASLVLGLVMFIGLGLNELVNL
- a CDS encoding gamma-glutamyltransferase family protein: MNFSTRPELAGTFGMVSSTHWLASQVGMGVLERGGNAFDAAAAAAFTLQVVEPHQNGPGGDLPLIFARADDKKPTVLCAQGPAPAAATPEAFAELGLDMVPGTGPLAAAIPGSTLGWMTFVRDHGTLSLREVLSMAASYAENGFPAAAKVVEYIKRMAPLFREHWTPSAELYLPGGRVPVEGQLLVNKALARTYGRLMDAEDAALLDGGTRAEGFDAAIRAWTEGFVAEAIAEFVKTPWRDSSGADHAGLLTREDLASWRPHYEAPVTLDFRGHTVCKTGFWSQGPVFLQQLALLDGMDVEPGTADGIHTILEATKLAFADRDAWYGDAADVPSDTLLSPEYTAERRKLIGATASMEIRPGSPDGREAILPELRVTGDFDASGLSGVGEPNAVAALLDSGPQANGEARSDTVHVDVVDRWGNMVSAMPSGGWLHSSPVIPELGFPLGTRLQMAWLESGLPNTLAPGKRPRTTLSPTLVLKDGEPVLAFGTPGGDQQDQWQLHFLLNHLLAGMNLQEAIDAPSFHSTHFPSSFFPHEHQLGVVVIERRIGADVVRELRARGHLVGEAGDWEIGRMCAVSRDPATGMVRAAANPRGMQGYAVGR
- the ppsA gene encoding phosphoenolpyruvate synthase, translating into MTTDILWFSELGLKDLDRVGGKNASLGEMVQNLTSAGVQVPDGFATTADAYRSFLADSGLDQKIADRLVGLDTDDVTALAAAGKEIRALMRETPFLPDFEAQIRNAYQQLVDKHAGSEDLSWAVRSSATAEDLPDASFAGQQETFLNVRGIENILIAIKDVFASLYNDRAIAYRVHHKFEHAEVALSAGIQRMVRSDVGASGVMFTMDTESGFQDAVFVTSSYGLGEAVVQGAVNPDEFYVYKPALQAGRPAILKRGLGEKALQMTYTNSQEIGRTIDFVPVEASLRSRFSLSDADVEQLARHAVAIENHYGRPMDIEWGKDGTDGGLYILQARPETVQSRRAAGSLSRFRLNGTGRVLAEGRAIGQRIGAGSVRILTSIDQMAAFKTGDVLVADMTDPDWEPIMKRASAIVTNRGGRTCHAAIIARELGIPAVVGTGSATDSLADGLEVTVSCADGETGTIYEGLLDFSVEETAITELPEAPVKVMMNVGTPEQAFTFAQLPNHGVGLARLEFIINRQIGIHPKALLNLDSQPAEVAAEIRERIAAYSSPRDYYIKRLAEGVSTIAAAFAPEPVIVRMSDFKSNEYANLIGGPAYEPHEENPMLGFRGASRYLEPSFRDCFDLECEALSFVRNEMGLTNVKLMIPFVRTLDEARGVIDLLAENGLVRGENGLEVIMMCEIPSNALLADEFLDYFDGFSIGSNDMTQLALGLDRDSAIVSGGFDERDPAVKKLLSMAIKACKARGKYVGICGQGPSDHADFAEWLVGEGIDSVSLNPDTVVDTWLRLAGTPVIEPVEIG
- a CDS encoding helix-turn-helix domain-containing protein, with the translated sequence MQNVVQIAIRDSRFSRRELARRAGVSASTVTRVEKGDIDPTLGMATRILAAAGLQLPSRPEPLCDVRALHAARTILEDGTSYPAADAVMIETLMRWASTDGTPRPRSLAREAGAAAPPPLRPGAVEITSDWNFLRICSAVAATRKGWAASGAPAAARIGAEGTPGPIILYVENPARVASIINRPGSAAVEVLLLPLDGASEGGAWNDEGIVWADPIQIILDCYGMPATYDLAEELTKDWAHHD